GACCGACGACAATGCGCGGTTGTCTGCATCTCAATTCGAAACATTTGGGGGCGGGAAAAACCCATTCAATTCATTGACGCTGCCGCCGGGGATCCTCCACCCGAGCTGGAACGGGCTCTTCGACAGCTACATCTTCAGCGGCATCTACGGCTGGGAGAGCAACAATGACCCCTCTGTCATTTGTACCTTCCCGGACGGCACGCAGCCCCCGAGCTCCGGGCCGACCTATACCACGCTCGTGCAAAAGACCAAGGGCGTCCGCGCCAAACTTTGCGATGGAAGCGCCGCGTGGCAACCCTTCTTCGACGCGGTCGCTCAAGCCATTTATGCCAGCGCAAAGCTCAATTGCGAGCTTTCGATTCCCACGCCACCGAATGGCACCATCGACCCGACGCTCGTCAACGTCGCGCTCGTGAGCGGCGGTCAGTCCACGTACTTGCCCGGCGTCGCCAATGCCGCCGCATGCGGCGCCGAAGGCGGCTGGTATTACGACGATCCCGCCAATCCCCAAAAAGTCATTCTCTGCAAAACATCCTGCGACGAAGCTCAAGCCATGGTGGGTCCGGACAAACCCGGCAAAATCGAAGTGCTCTTCGGTTGCGAAACCATTCTCAAGTGACGACCCCGATTCGCTCGAAGGGTTGTTTCAAGTCGTCCGGCAAATCCGCCGTGATGGTGACCTCTTCTCCCGAAAGCGGATGCGCGAACGCAATGCTCGCCGCGTGAAGCGCCAATCGCCCGAGCCCATATTCGTCACGATACGCTCGATTCAGCGCTCCCTTGCCATAATTCGAGTCGCCAATCACCGGATGATGAATGTGCTTCATGTGCCGCCGCACTTGATGAAATCGTCCCGTGCGCGGATGCGCTTCGACCAGCGACACGTGCGCGCCCGACCATAAGCGTCGAAATGTCGTGAATGCAGCCACCCGCGGCCCTCCTTCACTCCGCGGAATCGCATGATCAATGCTCCCGCAATCCGGCGCGACGCCCCGTACGAGCGCCAGATACCGCTTGGTCACACCCCCACCCTCGAACTTTTCCTGCAATGCCCGCGCCGCCTCCGACGAAAGCGCAAACAAAAGCACCCCGCTCGTCGCCCTGTCGAGCCGATGCACCGGATACACCCATTGCCCTGCCGCGTCTCGCACCAGGTCGAGCGCCGTCACGGCATCGGTACACATACCTCGATGCACCGCAAGCCCCGATGGTTTGTCCACCGCGATGAATGCGGAATCTTGCCATAGGACCGTAATCATGCCGCGTGCTTCCATCCGCGTATTGGCACCGTCGACGTCCACACGCAAGCAGCCATTGTTGCACAATTCATCTTCCAGCCGCTCGTCGTCCGGCGTATCGTCGACGAATGCTCACGATTCGCTTGCGCATGCACCTCTTCGCTTCGACACTCGTCTGCTTGGCGCCCGCTTGCGCCCCAGATCTGACCGTTCAATCGAGCGCGTCTGGAGGCATGGGTGGTGACGGTGGGATGGGCGGCGCGTCTTCCAGCGCATCGAGCTCGAGCGGTATGGGCGGTTCATCGAGCAGCAGCTCATCGAGCAGCAGCGCATCGAGCAGCAGCGGATCGAAGCTCACGGTCGGCGAGGCGTGCGACGATGATGATGAATGCGCGAGCGGCGAATGCGAGGACGATGTTTGTTGCGCGGAAAAATGCTCCGGCGATTGCATGAAGTGCGATCTGAATGGATCGGTCGGATCGTGCGTTGCGCTGCCCGTGGGCACCGATGAATGCGCCGCCATAGGCGAGCTCTGCAACGCGAACGGGCAATGCGCTTGCGGTGTCGCGAAGCCGCCTACCGGCACCACTTGCCCCACTCCATGGGTATCGGGCCCGACGCCCGGATCGTGCGTCCTGCAGTGCAATCAGGGTTTTGGGTGTAACAACAGCAACATCAGTTGTCCTTCGGGTTTCGATTGCATCATTGACTGCAGTGGGAAAGATGGCTGCCGCGACGCGACGATCGCTTGCCCGAGCGGTCACCGGTGTTCGATTACCTGCACCAGCGAACGCAGTTGCATGAATACCATGATCATGTGCAGCGGTGATGGCCCGTGCAACATCACGTGCGGCGCCGAGAACAACGCCTGCGATGGCGCAGTGCTCACTTGTGGCAAGAACCAATGCGCGGCGACCTGCAGCGGCACGAGCCAACCTGGCATTTTGGGCAGTGGCTCCTGCAATGCGCAAGGCTGCTGATGTTCCGGCAGCACGTGCAAATTCCTTTGTGTTGCAATTTTCCGTGCAATCCCATAAGATGAGCGCATGAAACACGAGCTTTCGATATCTTTTTTCTCGGCGTTCGGCGTTCTCCTCGCGGGCGGCGCCTTTTTCGTTGCTTGTGGCCTGGAAGATACCGGGACCGTGCCAGCCAGCACCTCCAGCGGTACATCGGCATCTTCCGCATCCTCCGCGTCGTCGAGCGGCATGGGGGGCGGATCGACCACGTCCTCGAGTAGCTCGAGCTCGGGCGAAGGTGGAATGGGTGGCGCTGGTGGCGCAATGGGTGGCGCGGGCGGATTGGGCGGCGCCGGGGGCATGGGCGGCGCCGGGGGCATGGGCGGCGGTGCGAGCTCCAGCTCGTCGAGCAGCGGAGGGCTTGGCGCAATTGGATCACCGTGCGAATCCGGGGCCGAATGCACGAGCAGCATTTGCGAAAACAGTGTGTGCTGTAGTACCACGTGTGCCGAATGCCATAGCTGCAATCAACCCAATTCGATGGGCACCTGCATGCCCGTGGCTGTGGGGAGGGACGATTGCGCCGTCGATGGCGAGCTTTGCAACGAAAAGAATCAATGCGCGTGCGGCGTTTCAAAACCCGCGCCTGGTGGAGAGTGCCCGGATCCGTGGAAACCTGGTCCCTCGCTCAATTCGTGCGTGCTCGAATGCAATACCAACAATGCGTGCAAAAATGTGACGACGACATGCCCCGCCGGCTTCGATTGCATCGTCGAATGCAGCGGGGCCGACAGTTGCAGCGGAAGCGCCATCATTGAATGCCCAGCAGAGCACTCGTGCCGCGTCAACTGCAGTGGTAATGATGCCTGCAAAGGTGCCAACGTACAGATTCGATGCAGCGCCGATGGACCGTGCAGCGTCGACTGTACGGGCGGCATGAAGGCATGCGATAATGCCAAGTTGATCTGCGGAAACAACGCTTGCCACGCATCTTGCACGGACAACGACAAACCCATATTGTCACAGATACCGGACACGACGTCGTGTGACGCTGCCCCCTGTCAGTAATGGCCACGCCAGTTCTGACTAAGGTATCGCAATCACTTCTTTTCGCGTCGCAGCCACCCAATCTCGCGTTTCCCACCCTCGCAAACGGCCCAATTGCAGCGGAACCGGCCGGTACAGCGCCGTCGCCGTCACGGATGCGCTCGGACAACCTGCAGGAAGCTCGAATAGATGCGACGTCGTCACTGGTTCGAGTGGCGGGAGGCGATTGTCGCTCACGATGTCCACCGCCTTGTAATGCGGAACGAGCCGCGTGCCTGCTGCATCCACGAGCACCCGCGCGAACGATTGCCCCGCAGCACCCGCAAGCGCAAGCGACGATGCTCCGTCTGCGAAATCGCCATTGAAAGAATCCCCCAGCATCACGATATCGCCGGGTTCGGCCACGATCGACTCGTCCACGGTGAGCACGTTGTCCATGACCGAAACGATGCGCGCTTCACCCACGGGCGCGTAAAGGGGAAGCCCTTTTTCTGCTGGACCGAGCAACGGATTTGCAAAAAAACCAATTCCTGGATAATCGATCCATTGCCCCGAGTCTCGAATGACTCGAATGACGTTTCCTGGTTTTGCAATGGCTGCCGCAGCGCTCCACGACCATTCATTGCCGGATGGAGTCACGTCTTGCCCCACGATGCCGCGAGAAAGCGCTCCAGCCACGTCGTCGAGCAAAAGGCCCCCTTTGAGCGCGAGTTTTTCGCCGCATGCGTTTGCTTGGACGACGAGCAGCAGCGATCGCATGGGTTCGCCCGTGGGTACGGCATGTCCCGCGCCCTGATTCGATAGTTTGACCGACACCGATAGCTCATTGCCCACGATTTCCGCGGCGAGCCACATGCCCAGCGCCACATCGAGCAATCTGTTTGGTCCCGTCAAAGGTCCGCGGAAAGCGTGCGATCGAATTTCTTCCGGTGGCCGCACGAATCCATTCGTAATGCTCGCTTTTTCGGGTTTCGTCGTGTCGACCGTGTTGGTGAGCCCGTCGTTCGGCGGCATGTGACAATGCTGGCAATGCGCTCCAGCCATGGCCCATGCGCTGTCCGACCACTCCGAATACGTGGAATGCGTGGGCAAACCCGACGGAAACCGAGCTGGATCGATGGACGTACCCGGCACGAGCGCGTCTTGCTCTTGTTCGTGACACCCGGCGCAAAAGATGGCTTGCGAAAACTTCGGTTGGTAGCTCCCGCCCATGAATTTATTCGGCACGTCCAAGAGCGGCCCGTACATTACTTGACGCAATTTCGCTCCGGGCATGCCCGTCACGGTTTCCCGCGGTCTTTGAAGGATGAGCCGTCCTGCGACGCCGGGCGGTTTTTCCAAGTCGATGTCGCTCACTTTATGACAAACGTCGCAATGGTTGCCGTGATCGAAAGAGGTGCCCGTGGCATCCAAGAGATTGCGCCCGCCGGTAGGACCTGGCAAACCTGCTGCATGACAATCCGCGCAATGGCCAAAGAGCTTTGGTTTTTCCATTTCGGGACGTGTCGGATCGTCGCAAGCGAGATCGTTTGGCGCTCCGCAGCCATTCAAATCCGCAAGAACGCCGCCGCCGACGTAACATTTGTTTTTGGTGTCCATGGCGGTGCCTGGCACGAGCCCTTGGCGGAAAATTCCGCCAGCGGCTGTGCACGAAGCTGCATCGGCATTCGACGTGCCCGCATAAAGGTCTTGCACCAACGGATCCTTCGTGGCTTTCGCGTGCGCCGACGTATTGAATTGCGCCACGATGGTCGTATGACAATGACCGCACACGGCTGTCGAATTGTCGATATCGGCATCACCTACGCCCGGCGGGCCATAGGTATACCCCATCGTATTGTCCGGCGGTTTTACCTCGTGCATGACGATTTCCACGGATTCGACGGGCGCTTCGATGAATTCCACGCCGCCCGTTCGATAACCGATTTTCGAGGCCACGACCGTGGGCGTTCCCGGAATCGTCGTGGTCATTTCGAGCGTGAACGTGCCATCGGCACCTGTCACGAACGCGGGCTTGCCTCCGCCTTGCAGCACGATCGCGTCAGCCACGGGCTTTTCGCCGTCCGTGACGATGCCCGTCACCGTGAAGACGTCTGGAAACGCGCCGCTCGAGCTGCTCGACGTGGAGCCCGTCGATGAAGACGACGATATCGTGGATCCCGCGCCGCCCATGCCGCCGGATCCCGTCGTGGTGATTGGTTTGTCCTCGCCACAGCCAAGGGCGAAAGCGGCGCTGGCCACGAGCGTTCCGAAGGGCAGTGCGCGCAATTGCGTCTTCCTCATGAGCTCAGACGACAGCAGTTTTGCTTGGTGGGTGCAAGTCGAGGTGCCGAGACATTTCGATGACGAACGAACCGATTGCGCTCGCGAAGCCGCCGAGCACGAGGGTTGTCCGGAGAAACGTCTGCCTTGTTCGTCCTGCAGAGGTATCCGTTCGAATTTCGGGGGTATGGGGGGCAGAGCCGCTAGTTCCCCCTCTCCGCCGCGCCGGAGGCGCGTGGGGAGAGGGGGTTAGGGGGTGAGGCGCGAGGCTGGCTTCGCGCAGCGCGCGTCTCATGCGCGCGAAGCGAACGTGCAAACCTTGTCCTGGTAGCTCACTTCTCGAGCAGTGCTTTGATCTCGTCGGCGATCTTCTCTTCTTCGCCTTCGCCGTAGCCGGCGTGGATGTGTCGCACGACGCCCGCCTTGTCGACGATGAACGCCGTCGGCATCTTCGGCGGCTTGTACGCCTTGGCAGCGTTTTGCTCTTTGTCCCAGACGACCGAGAACTTCACGTCCGTGGCCTTGACAAACTCTTCGAGCTTGGCCTTGTCCGTGTCCTTCTCGTCGACGCTGACGGCGAGCACGGCGAGGTCTCCGCCGAACTGATCGACCAGCTCTTGGTACTTCGGGAACGACTTCTTGCACGGTCCGCAATACGTCGCCCAGAAGTCGATGATCGTGACTTTACCGTTCGCTTCCTTCACGGTCTTCGGCCCGTCGCCGCTGACGGTTTCTGCCGTGAAGTCGGGAGCCGGTTGGCCGACGAGCGATCCGTCGGAGTTGCCAGACTCGGCTCCGGCGCCGCCCGACGCGCCGCCACACCCAACGAGGGTCAGCGTCAGGGCTGCGCCCGTGAGAAGCGCGCCGAAGGTGCGGACAAACGACGATCTCGAGCTCATTCAAGTCTCCTGTTGTTTCAATGAAAGCGATGGTTTCTTCGCATGGATCTCGCTGCATCCGTTGAACGATCACGACGCCGGGATCATGTGCCCACCGCGCTACGCTGCGCGCAGCTTACCTCAGCCTGTCGACTTTGTGTCGCGCCGGATGCACCATGTCGCTCATGTTCGCGGCTCCCACGAAAAGGAGCCTGTCGCGCTACACGTGGCGGGCTTTTCTTCTGCTCCTGCCCGCGCTCGGCGTCCTCGTCGCTCAAGGCTGCCAAGTCAGCGTCGGGGACCAGTCGTGCGCGGAAGGGCAAAACTTTTACGACAAGGAAGACGACTGTCCCTACGGACCTCCGGGCGGTCCGAAGCTCATTCAGGCAAACCAAGTTGCTTGCCCGGACATCCCCCAAGAAGCCGACCCGTTGAACTGCACGACGACGTGGAACGACGTCTACGCGATCTTCACGGGGCCTGCGGGCAACTGCTCCTTCAGCGGGTGTCACGGATCGGCGCCTGGAGCGCGCGGCATCGTCCTGTCCGCCACGGACCCCAACGCGTTCTACGATGAGCTCAAGGGTTACTCGGGCTCGCAGGGTTACCCCTACATCAACGAAGAAGATCCGGCCCATTCGTGGATCCTCTGCAACCTCGCGGGCGTCGCCGGCGGAGGTGCACCGATGCCGCCTCCGAGCGGTTTCAGCGAAGCCGATCTGGCGCTCATCCAAAATTGGGCCACGTGCGGCTTGCGGCGCGACACTCCCGACGCTGGTCCTTGAACTTCACGCTTCGATCTTGACGCGAGCCGCGAAAAACCGCGTTATATGACGAGAAACTCGGCTGCTTTTCGGAGTCTCGAGCGATGTTGTCACGCCTCTCTTCGATCCTGAGCCTCGCTGCTGCGCACGTATCCAAACGACGCAGCACGTACGTCACCGCGTTCGTTCTCACGACGGGCCTGTTCGGTGGCGCTGGGTGCGCACCCGTTGCTCCGTACGAACGCGGAAAACTCGCGCATCCCACCATGACCGCCGGCGACATGGCGGGGTTTGGCGAGTCGCACCTTCGAGCGATCACGGAAGGTGCCATCGGCGGAAGTGGGGGAACGGGTAGCGGCTGCGGCTGCAACTGACGCTGCTTTGTAAACGTCTCATTGCCGTCTTGTCGCCATCGAGCGGCTGGCGGCGAGGTTATAGTGGCCGCCGCGTGATTCGTTGCATCTCAAAAGTTTGGTCGTTTCTGTTCGTCGTCGCGACGATCGTCGTCGCACGCGCTCCCAGCGCCTTCGCCGGATCGAACGACGCGGAAGTCGACACGCTCGTCCAAACCATCCTCGAAACCGACTACAAGGACGGCAACTACAAACAGGCGCTCGAGACGCTCGAAGTCACCAAACCCGTCTGCGCCAAGAAAACTGCTTGCAGCTCAAAAGTTCGCGCCAAGCTGTACGTTGCCATCGGCATGACCCAGGTGGGCCTCGGGCGCACCAAAGACGCCAAGTCGGCATTCGCCACGGCGCTCAAAGAAGACGCATCCATCACGCCGCCCGCGAACCTCACGAACGCCAACGTCGACAAGGTTTTTGCCGAAGCGAAATCCGGGGGTTCGTCCGGGTCTACTTCTTCTTCCTCGACACCATCGACGTCGCCTTCTTCTTCGGGGAAGAAACCGAAGAAGGAATACGACGGGCGAAGACCCGCGCGTGGATGGAGAACCGGCGAAGGCTCGTTCTATTACGTCGAAGCGTACAAGGCCGAGAAGGAACGCGAGTGGGACGACTGCATCACGTACGGAAGGCTCTCGTACGAAGCCGAGTACCGCTCCTCGACGCAGTTCCTCGTGGCGTCGTGTGAAGCGCGCGCGGGCATGTGGCTCGAAGCCATTGCGGATTACGAAGCAACGGCGGAAGCTGCAGAAAAGGCGAACATTCGACGCACGGTGCAGATGGCGAGGAGCCGCGCCGACGAGCTTCGCGCCAAGCTTCCCAAGGTCACCATTCTGAAGCCCGCCAACGTGCAGGACCTCAAGGTGCGCATGGGGGGCGCCGAGGTTCCGCCCGACAAACTCGACACCGAGATCCTGGTCAACCCCGGCGAACGCACCGTGTTCGCCACGGGCAAGATCAAGGGTGACGAGATGTCCTTCGAGCAAAAGGTGAACCTCGAAGAAGGCGAAGCCGTCAGCGTCGAGATCAAGCTCAAGCCCAAAGGCAAAGCGATCGACAAGGCGCTCGTCAAGTGCATGCAAGATGCACAAACGCAGGACGACTTCGACGAGTGCGTCTCGAAAAACCGCAAGCTCGGGCTCAACGGAAAGTTCGGTATCGAATTCTCCGGCTACCACGACTCGGACAAAGTCGACGTCCTGTCGCCCGCCATCTTCGCGAACTTCGAACACCCGACGAACGGCTGGGGCTTCGGCGGATCGTTCCTCGTCGATGTCGTCACCGCAGCATCGACCGACATCGTCGCGACGGCGTCACCCAGGTGGACCGAGCAGCGGTACGTGCCGGCCATTGGAGGTCACAAGAAATTCGGCGACGTCGACGTCAACCTTCACACCGCGTTCTCCATCGAGCCCGACTACTTCGCATCGTCCGTGGGTACGACCGTCGCGATCGATCTGCGACAGAAGACGATCACGCCGAGCATCAGCTACGACTTTTCGTACGACATCGCGGGTCGTGCAGGTACGTCGTACGGCGTGTTCTCACGGCGCATCATGCGGCACGCGTTCGACTTGGCCTCCTCGTTCGTACTCGACAAACAGTCCATCGTCACGGTGAACATGTCGATCGTCGCGGAGGTTGGAGATAGTTCGAAACCGTATCGTTACATTCCGACGTTCTCCAAAGACATCGCCTCGCGCGTTCTTCCGGGTTTGGCTCTCTCGACCGTCGACTTCTTCCGCAACCCTGAACGTATCCTCGAACAGCTCCCGCTCAGCCGTGAGCGGTTTGCCATCGCGGGACGGTATGCGCGTCGTTTTTCCGCGAGCACGCTGCGCGCGGAGGAGCGTCTCTACGCCGATAGCTGGGGACTCAAAGCAACCACGACGGACATGCGTTTCATCTTCGATGTGGGCAAGAGCCTTCGCATATGGCCGCACGTGCGGTTTCACGCGCAGACCGGTACCGACTTCTGGCAACTCGCGTACGTCGCGGAAC
This window of the Polyangiaceae bacterium genome carries:
- a CDS encoding pseudouridylate synthase, which produces MITVLWQDSAFIAVDKPSGLAVHRGMCTDAVTALDLVRDAAGQWVYPVHRLDRATSGVLLFALSSEAARALQEKFEGGGVTKRYLALVRGVAPDCGSIDHAIPRSEGGPRVAAFTTFRRLWSGAHVSLVEAHPRTGRFHQVRRHMKHIHHPVIGDSNYGKGALNRAYRDEYGLGRLALHAASIAFAHPLSGEEVTITADLPDDLKQPFERIGVVT
- a CDS encoding carboxypeptidase regulatory-like domain-containing protein, producing MRKTQLRALPFGTLVASAAFALGCGEDKPITTTGSGGMGGAGSTISSSSSTGSTSSSSSGAFPDVFTVTGIVTDGEKPVADAIVLQGGGKPAFVTGADGTFTLEMTTTIPGTPTVVASKIGYRTGGVEFIEAPVESVEIVMHEVKPPDNTMGYTYGPPGVGDADIDNSTAVCGHCHTTIVAQFNTSAHAKATKDPLVQDLYAGTSNADAASCTAAGGIFRQGLVPGTAMDTKNKCYVGGGVLADLNGCGAPNDLACDDPTRPEMEKPKLFGHCADCHAAGLPGPTGGRNLLDATGTSFDHGNHCDVCHKVSDIDLEKPPGVAGRLILQRPRETVTGMPGAKLRQVMYGPLLDVPNKFMGGSYQPKFSQAIFCAGCHEQEQDALVPGTSIDPARFPSGLPTHSTYSEWSDSAWAMAGAHCQHCHMPPNDGLTNTVDTTKPEKASITNGFVRPPEEIRSHAFRGPLTGPNRLLDVALGMWLAAEIVGNELSVSVKLSNQGAGHAVPTGEPMRSLLLVVQANACGEKLALKGGLLLDDVAGALSRGIVGQDVTPSGNEWSWSAAAAIAKPGNVIRVIRDSGQWIDYPGIGFFANPLLGPAEKGLPLYAPVGEARIVSVMDNVLTVDESIVAEPGDIVMLGDSFNGDFADGASSLALAGAAGQSFARVLVDAAGTRLVPHYKAVDIVSDNRLPPLEPVTTSHLFELPAGCPSASVTATALYRPVPLQLGRLRGWETRDWVAATRKEVIAIP
- a CDS encoding DUF4266 domain-containing protein, whose protein sequence is MLSRLSSILSLAAAHVSKRRSTYVTAFVLTTGLFGGAGCAPVAPYERGKLAHPTMTAGDMAGFGESHLRAITEGAIGGSGGTGSGCGCN
- a CDS encoding DUF3570 domain-containing protein, with amino-acid sequence MIRCISKVWSFLFVVATIVVARAPSAFAGSNDAEVDTLVQTILETDYKDGNYKQALETLEVTKPVCAKKTACSSKVRAKLYVAIGMTQVGLGRTKDAKSAFATALKEDASITPPANLTNANVDKVFAEAKSGGSSGSTSSSSTPSTSPSSSGKKPKKEYDGRRPARGWRTGEGSFYYVEAYKAEKEREWDDCITYGRLSYEAEYRSSTQFLVASCEARAGMWLEAIADYEATAEAAEKANIRRTVQMARSRADELRAKLPKVTILKPANVQDLKVRMGGAEVPPDKLDTEILVNPGERTVFATGKIKGDEMSFEQKVNLEEGEAVSVEIKLKPKGKAIDKALVKCMQDAQTQDDFDECVSKNRKLGLNGKFGIEFSGYHDSDKVDVLSPAIFANFEHPTNGWGFGGSFLVDVVTAASTDIVATASPRWTEQRYVPAIGGHKKFGDVDVNLHTAFSIEPDYFASSVGTTVAIDLRQKTITPSISYDFSYDIAGRAGTSYGVFSRRIMRHAFDLASSFVLDKQSIVTVNMSIVAEVGDSSKPYRYIPTFSKDIASRVLPGLALSTVDFFRNPERILEQLPLSRERFAIAGRYARRFSASTLRAEERLYADSWGLKATTTDMRFIFDVGKSLRIWPHVRFHAQTGTDFWQLAYVAERTATGLQVPALRSGDRELGPLFAFTGGAGARLSFGEAKNWGMTFSGDVVYTQFLNTLYILQRFGYFGALGLEVDVE
- a CDS encoding TlpA family protein disulfide reductase, whose protein sequence is MSSRSSFVRTFGALLTGAALTLTLVGCGGASGGAGAESGNSDGSLVGQPAPDFTAETVSGDGPKTVKEANGKVTIIDFWATYCGPCKKSFPKYQELVDQFGGDLAVLAVSVDEKDTDKAKLEEFVKATDVKFSVVWDKEQNAAKAYKPPKMPTAFIVDKAGVVRHIHAGYGEGEEEKIADEIKALLEK